From the genome of Methylocystis heyeri:
CCTCCGAAGCGTCCGCCGCCGAAATGAGCGCCGCCGAAATGGCCGCCGCCGCCTCCCCCGCCGCCGCGACCACCGGCCAGGGCGCCGTCGGCCCCAAAGGCCGCGGCCATCGCCGCAGCCGCGGCAATGGCGCAAAGCAGTTTTGATTTGAAACGCATATGCGTGCCCTTTCTTTACTTAATCAGGGCGAATCCCCGCTCCAGGGGCGGAAATCGCGTCTTTTTGGGACGCCTGAAGGCGCCGACGCGACGACATGGCAATAAATGATCCGTTAATACGTTCCTGTCCACCAGCCTGTGACAGGCGGAAGAACGCAATGCTCCGGCCCTTTCCGCGCGGCTGAAGCTCCGCGCGGAAAACGGCCCCATAAACAATTTCCCGCGATGCGCTCGACCCGGCCCCTCAGGCGCCGAGGCGGGCCTTTATCGCGTGCTCGGCCAGAGTCTTGCCGAGAGACCACACCGCAGAAGGCGCCCGATGCGCGTCGGCGATCACCGCGGCGAAGGACGTTTCGATCCATTCGCAGTCGGCGTCGCTGAGTGTCAACGAAGGCAGCAGCTTGATCGTGTGATTGCCGTGGCCGGCGACCTGGGTGAGCACCTTGTGGTCGCGGAACAAAGGAATGCTGATGAGCTGGCAGAACAGGCCCGAATTCACGGTCTCGAGCAGGTTCCAAGCGGCTTTCAGCTTGAACGACTGCGGCGGGCCGAACTCGATTCCGATCATCAGCCCCTTTCCGCGCACGTCGGCGACGAGCTCGAAATCCTTGGCCATGGATTTGAACGACTCGATCAGCCGGCGACCCTGGTTCGCGGAATTTTCGACCAGCTTCTCCTGCTCGATGACGTCCAGCGTCGCAATGCCCGCCGCCATGGCCATGTCGTTCTTGGAGAAGGTCGAGCCGTGCACGACCGCGCGATCCATGCGGTCGAAGACCTTGTCGAACACCCATTTGCGCGTAAGCACGGCGCCCACCGGAATATGGCCGCCGGACAGCGCCTTGGCGAGGATCACCATGTCGGGTTCGACGCCGTAATGGTCGATCGCGAGGAAGGCGCCGGTGCGGCCGATCCCGGTCTGGATTTCGTCGGCGACGAACAAAGTCCCGTATTTACGGCACAGATCCGCGACGCCGCGCAGATAGTCGTCGTCGGGGATGTTCACGCCCTTGCCCTGGATCGGCTCCACGAAAAAGGCCGCGACATCGCGCTTCTTCAAGGCTTCTTCGAGCGCCGGAAGATCGTTGAACGGAACCTCTCGTGCGTCGGGAAGCATCGGCCCGAAGCCGGTCTTGAAGATGGCGTCGCCGTTCATGGCCAGCGAGCCGTAGGTCAGGCCGTGGAAGGAATGGGCGCAATGCAAAATGCCGGACCGCCCCGTCGCGGCGCGAGCGAATTTGATCGCCGCCTCGATCGATTCCGTGCCGGAGTTTGCGAAGAAGACCTTATCCAGCCACGGCGTGTAGCGCAGCAGCCGCTCCGCCAGCACG
Proteins encoded in this window:
- a CDS encoding aspartate aminotransferase family protein, translated to MTVPTKLESPVDIAGLANARADERYALHSQHLNEMWVRVLKTIGYDVGFNRGVGAYLYDRTGTRYLDLLSGWGVFAVGRNHPVVRDALIGVLNAELPNLVQLDVSALAGVLAERLLRYTPWLDKVFFANSGTESIEAAIKFARAATGRSGILHCAHSFHGLTYGSLAMNGDAIFKTGFGPMLPDAREVPFNDLPALEEALKKRDVAAFFVEPIQGKGVNIPDDDYLRGVADLCRKYGTLFVADEIQTGIGRTGAFLAIDHYGVEPDMVILAKALSGGHIPVGAVLTRKWVFDKVFDRMDRAVVHGSTFSKNDMAMAAGIATLDVIEQEKLVENSANQGRRLIESFKSMAKDFELVADVRGKGLMIGIEFGPPQSFKLKAAWNLLETVNSGLFCQLISIPLFRDHKVLTQVAGHGNHTIKLLPSLTLSDADCEWIETSFAAVIADAHRAPSAVWSLGKTLAEHAIKARLGA